Part of the Bacteroides acidifaciens genome, TGCGACCAAAGCCAAATAGGGAATAATGACACAATCATATGGCGACAGATCAGCGTCTGGAGATACCATATCCACCATTACCGAACGAGAGCGCAAAGCTTTATAATAAGCGTATACCTCCCTCAAATATTTCAAATCGGGACAAAAAGTATACCCATTTTCAAAGGTCCAGTCCGCATCAAAGTCCCGAATGATAGCTGCACGGGCAATCGGCAAGAGCTTTCCGGTCTTTGCGTACAACGCCCGTACTTCATGGGCGGTCTGCTGTATTTCCTGATATTTATCCCGCTTCACATAATCAGATTCCACCACGCCTACCATCAAATGTTCATGAGCAGACTCGAATGCCCTGAAAGGAAAGAACACGGACATATTACAGCCATAAGCCAATTGCTGATGTGTCCACAAACGAACAATGCCATCGGGTACAATCTCTCTTTGTGTCAAGGCAGTGCGTCCCACTTGCTCTTCTGTTACCCATATATTCTCCTTTCGTCCCCCACGAATCTGCTGCAAGGCAAAAGACACCATCGACGGTTCAAAAGGCTGCCCCACATTGTTGCCATACAGATTCTCTACAGTACAGTTGATAGGATAATTGTCTATGGACAATACATCACACTCTTTACCAAGCTGATAGAGGTCAATCGTCGTCACAAATCCTCCTCCGCCCACATTAGTGGTACAAAGCATTCGGGGAGCTATTTTCTTTATTTCATCCCGTTGCATACGATAAAAATCGAGTGTACAGTCCGAGAAGAAACGTTGATAATCCAAGTAAATAGCGGGATTGTCCATGCGACGGGGCAACCATGCCTGGCTGAAAGAATTCAAAGTTTCGCTCCAGAAAGTAGTTCCCCATGACTGGTTGAGCTTCCCGATAGTCTTATACTTCTTCTGTAACCATTCTACAAAACGCATCCTACAATTCTCACAATAGCAATATGGATCCTCTGTTGTCATTTCATTATCTATCTGGAAACCGATAACAGCCGGGGTCTCCTTGTATCTCGCCGCTAATTCGCGGACAATACGGACGCAATAAGTGCAATAAGCCTCGTTATTATAGCAGGCATGACGACGACGGCCGTATGCTTTCCGCTGCCCATCCACCTGTACTTGCATTATATCGGGATGCGCGTCACACATCCATTTGGGA contains:
- a CDS encoding beta-galactosidase, whose protein sequence is MKFYILAIVVVINITANAQMYVGSAYYPEQLSKERIDKDASLMQEAHLNMVRIGDFAWSALESEDGNFSFEWMDNAIHTLQKKGIQTLLCTPTAAIPKWMCDAHPDIMQVQVDGQRKAYGRRRHACYNNEAYCTYCVRIVRELAARYKETPAVIGFQIDNEMTTEDPYCYCENCRMRFVEWLQKKYKTIGKLNQSWGTTFWSETLNSFSQAWLPRRMDNPAIYLDYQRFFSDCTLDFYRMQRDEIKKIAPRMLCTTNVGGGGFVTTIDLYQLGKECDVLSIDNYPINCTVENLYGNNVGQPFEPSMVSFALQQIRGGRKENIWVTEEQVGRTALTQREIVPDGIVRLWTHQQLAYGCNMSVFFPFRAFESAHEHLMVGVVESDYVKRDKYQEIQQTAHEVRALYAKTGKLLPIARAAIIRDFDADWTFENGYTFCPDLKYLREVYAYYKALRSRSVMVDMVSPDADLSPYDCVIIPYLALVAPDFPEKIETKVKKGATVVMTCLTGVRNKEFHKFDGGVYQPLQRLAGIEIERQEALFGRKHNTLDYVDSTAICKYWFDKVKPVQATVLSRYNGAYFKDAPAITCNRVGDGKMYYVATVPEQKVIDQLMNVVISETSLKPIAHHASPLMEIAELQDMKGNSYLYLINFSGDLQQVVLNYPSNDVMTGEEWKAGIVSVNPMEYKVLRIKKQV